The Punica granatum isolate Tunisia-2019 chromosome 4, ASM765513v2, whole genome shotgun sequence genome has a window encoding:
- the LOC116204034 gene encoding E3 ubiquitin-protein ligase RNF144A-like, translated as MSEIKKPFRNGGFLSELEVDIQALVEGLDAALSSNLKRVTFFISQRTHNYVLDLKPHGDEKIQALINQADLLRKMFNCCELHLFLGLNDNRCFKLARRAIISQLSWSEKTPTGKKRKETCIKCFEGTVVLQMYSVDGCLHRFCFSCMRKHIQEKLLTGMVVKCPHDGCTVQLIANSCKKFLLLNLVSLMSQPMEEAAIPIEERIYCPYPRCSTLMSKRDVLKCTKESFARAQGCRKCIGCQLYFCIDCEVPWHHNMSCSDYRRSNPNTVKSLAREKMWQQCKKCKIMVELVDGCYHISCWCGYEFCYKCRAVWKKRKPTCNCGDKRKNTRQ; from the exons ATGTCGGAGATTAAGAAGCCCTTCCGTAATGGTGGTTTCCTCAGTGAACTTGAAGTTGATATTCAGGCTTTGGTTGAAGGACTTGATGCTGCTCTGAGCTCCAACTTGAAGAGGGTAACCTTTTTTATTAGTCAAAGGACCCACAACTAT GTGCTTGACCTGAAGCCACATGGAGATGAGAAGATTCAAGCACTAATCAATCAGGCTGATCTTCTTCGGAAGATGTTCAACTGTTGCGAACTACATTTGTTTCTGGGACTCAATGATAACCGTTGTTTCAAGCTTGCAAGAAGGGCCATCATCTCTCAGCTCTCATGGTCCGAAAAAACTCCCACTGGAAAGAAGCGGAAGGAGACTTGCATTAAATGTTTTGAGGGTACCGTTGTCTTGCAGATGTACTCTGTTGACGGATGTCTGCATAGGTTTTGCTTTTCCTGCATGAGAAAGCATATTCAGGAAAAGCTACTTACTGGGATGGTGGTTAAATGTCCTCATGATGGTTGTACTGTTCAGCTGATAGCCAACAGTTGCAAGAAGTTCCTCCTGCTAAATTTAGTTTCGCTGATGAGCCAACCTATGGAAGAAGCTGCTATTCCTATTGAGGAGAGAATTTACTGCCCATATCCTCGATGTTCCACCTTAATGTCGAAAAGGGATGTTTTGAAGTGTACGAAAGAATCCTTTGCTAGAGCCCAGGGATGCAGGAAATGTATTGGATGCCAGTTGTACTTCTGTATTGATTGTGAAGTGCCTTGGCATCATAATATGAGCTGTAGTGATTATAGAAGGTCCAATCCTAATACCGTCAAGTCTCTAGCGAGAGAGAAAATGTGGCAGCAATGCAAAAAGTGCAAAATTATGGTCGAACTTGTTGATGGGTGTTACCACATTTCTTGCTG GTGTGGGTATGAGTTCTGCTATAAATGTAGAGCTGtgtggaagaagaggaaaccAACCTGCAACTGTGGGGACAAGAGAAAAAACACAAGGCAGTAA